The Ahaetulla prasina isolate Xishuangbanna chromosome 11, ASM2864084v1, whole genome shotgun sequence genome contains a region encoding:
- the PSMD10 gene encoding 26S proteasome non-ATPase regulatory subunit 10 — translation MEGQGGGGSVSDVELCNLAYAGQLEEVKERLVANRSLATRADQDNRTALHWACSAGHSDIVDFLLSLGVPVNDKDDAGWTPLHIAASAGRDEIVKSLLQKGAEVNATNQNGCTPLHYAASKNKQEIALMLLENKANPDAKDHLASTPLHRAASKGNQKMIQILLKHKASVNLQDSEGNTPLHLACDEERVEEAKLLVSHGASITIENKEEKTPLKVAKGGLASILRRLVEG, via the exons ATGGAGGGACAAGGCGGCGGAGGGTCCGTGTCCGACGTGGAGCTCTGTAACTTGGCTTACGCGGGGCAGCTGGAGGAGGTCAAGGAGCGGCTGGTCGCCAACCGGAGCCTGGCGACACGCGCCGATCAG GACAATAGGACAGCGTTACATTGGGCCTGTTCAGCTGGTCATTCAGATATCGTTGACTTTTTGCTAAGTCTGGGAGTGCCTGTTAATGACAAGGATGAT gcTGGCTGGACCCCTTTGCATATTGCTGCATCGGCTGGCCGGGATGAAATTGTGAAAAGTCTCCTTCAGAAAGGAGCTGAGGTGAACGCCACCAATCAGAATGGCTGCACCCCGCTGCATTACGCTGCGTCGAAGAATAAGCAGGAG ATTGCGCTGATGCTGCTGGAGAACAAAGCTAATCCAGATGCAAAGGATCACTTGGCCTCAACACCATTACACAGAGCAGCCTCCAAAGGGAATCAGAAAATGATCCAGATCCTTCTGAAGCACAAAGCTTCGGTCAACTTACAGGACTCTGAAGGAAACACGCCTCT CCACTTAGCATGTGATGAAGAGCGGGTGGAAGAAGCGAAGCTCCTGGTGTCCCACGGGGCGAGCATCACCATTGAGAACAAAGAAGAGAAGACCCCTTTGAAGGTTGCCAAAGGAGGGCTGGCCTCCATCCTCAGAAGGCTGGTTGAGGGGTAG